Proteins from a genomic interval of Bradyrhizobium sp. CCGB01:
- a CDS encoding nuclear transport factor 2 family protein, producing MSNTSPAAMEATIRRYFDACNAADHEALMSCFTADAVHYFPRGLPDIPWRGAETIARKWIWCVETLGSQWTIEKILCSSTAPEAVIEWTHWKRKQNTALRGDEWYVFDEATGLIKEIRAYYAAPADPLVRICELVDFDYRGRGYHLPHE from the coding sequence ATGAGCAATACATCGCCCGCCGCCATGGAGGCGACGATCCGTCGCTATTTCGACGCCTGCAACGCTGCTGACCACGAGGCCCTGATGTCCTGCTTCACCGCGGACGCAGTCCATTATTTTCCACGGGGCTTGCCGGACATTCCGTGGCGCGGCGCCGAGACCATTGCGCGCAAATGGATCTGGTGCGTCGAGACTCTCGGCTCGCAATGGACGATCGAAAAGATCCTGTGCTCGTCGACGGCGCCGGAAGCCGTGATCGAATGGACCCATTGGAAGCGCAAGCAGAATACCGCGCTGCGTGGCGACGAATGGTATGTGTTCGACGAGGCGACCGGTCTCATCAAGGAGATCCGGGCCTATTACGCGGCGCCCGCCGATCCCTTGGTTCGGATCTGCGAACTCGTGGACTTTGATTATCGTGGTCGCGGATATCACCTCCCGCACGAATAA